ACAGGGGGAAATTCCCTCCCTCCATTGTCCGGAAATCCCTCTTTTGCGGAGGAGGGGAGGGCGAAAGCGGAAGCGCTATTTGGCGCTGTTGGCGCGGATGATATTGAACAGCTCCAGGGAAGAGTCGGAGTCAACCTCGGTGAATTTCAGGCCCATGCCGCGGGAATCCGCCTTGGTCACATTGTTCTGCACGCGGAACTTGCCGGTAATGACGTGTTCCTTGTCCGTTTTCACCATGGAGAGATGGATGGTGAAGGTTCCCTCCGTGCCCACCGGATCGGGAAAGCCGGTGAACACGAATATTCCCCCCATGCTGATGTCATTG
The sequence above is drawn from the Nitrospinota bacterium genome and encodes:
- a CDS encoding PilZ domain-containing protein, with protein sequence MSGKKPEGSANKRARDRVNFDVSITLDVNGRKIKYDETNDISMGGIFVFTGFPDPVGTEGTFTIHLSMVKTDKEHVITGKFRVQNNVTKADSRGMGLKFTEVDSDSSLELFNIIRANSAK